The Desulfuromonadales bacterium DNA window CAGTTCGAGACGATCCACCCCTTCATCGACGGCAATGGCCGCGTAGGGAGGCTCCTTCTGCCGCTCATGCTGTCCGCCGAAGGTTATTGCCCCGTTTACCTGGCCGGGTTTCTCAAGGAAAACCAGCAGGAATATTACGACACGCTGGGCGCGGTGCAGTTGCGTGGGGAATGGGTGCCGTGGGTCCGGTTCCTCGCCGAGGGGGTGCAGGTGGCCGCACGGGAGACCATACAAACAGCGGAACGGCTGGCCGCCCTTCTCGATCAGTGGAAGACGCTCGTTCGCACCAGCAACGTCCGGAGCGACGCCCTACCCCACCGACTCCCTGAATACCTCATCGCTCACCCGGTTGTCACGGTCCGCTTGATCCAGGAGGCGTTCAATACCTCATTCCCGACGGCCAATGCCGCATTGCGCGTCATGCGAGATATTGGGATCATCACGCCGCAGACTGAACGCAAACGGGACCGGACCTTCATCGCTACGGACGTGATTAGCATTCTTAATCGGCCCCCTGCTCCAGACCAATAAACGACTGGCTAATGGTTGTCGGTGTGCTGCTGACTTGCTCATGATGGTGTGTGCAACCGAGCCGGTAGAGCGGTGAATCCCACTCACCGCCCACGACGTTAGCTGAATAATGCCAGTTGACCCCTTTTG harbors:
- a CDS encoding Fic family protein; the protein is QFETIHPFIDGNGRVGRLLLPLMLSAEGYCPVYLAGFLKENQQEYYDTLGAVQLRGEWVPWVRFLAEGVQVAARETIQTAERLAALLDQWKTLVRTSNVRSDALPHRLPEYLIAHPVVTVRLIQEAFNTSFPTANAALRVMRDIGIITPQTERKRDRTFIATDVISILNRPPAPDQ